Within Anopheles ziemanni chromosome 2, idAnoZiCoDA_A2_x.2, whole genome shotgun sequence, the genomic segment AAACATGAAGCTGATCGTTTTCGTTGCGTTTGCCTTGGTCGCGGCGGCTGCCGCCCAACAGTACACCACTAAGTACGACAACATCGATGTGGACGAGATCCTCAAGTCGGACCGGCTGTTCAACAACTACTACAAGTGTCTGCTGGACCAGGGCCGCTGCACACCGGACGGCAACGAGCTGAAGCGTATCCTGCCCGACGCCCTGCAGACGGACTGCGCCAAGTGCAGCGAGAAGCAGCGTAACGGTGCCATTAAGGTGATCAACTACCTTATCCAAAACCGTGCAAGCCAGTGGGAAGTGCTGCAGAAGAAGTACGATCCGAATAACCAGTACGTCGAGAAGTACCGCGATCAGGCCCAGAAAGAGGGCATCAAGCTGGATTAAATCTGCGAGGTGGTGTCCGGAGAACTttccaaaaaccaaccaaaactTGCAACCTCAAACCGAGCTTACAAAATCCCAGGTTTTCTCCCAGCACCAAGTGGAAGGGTTTTATGAATCCTGTTCCGGGATCCGGAATCTGTTGCCATTTGAAACCTCTATAAATGTATGTGTATTTTCTGTGAATTAATGGAGACGCGACTTGCTCCGCCAAAAAGGAAGTGTTAAAAGAGTTCTATTCATCGAACGATTAACTGTTGTGATACTGTTATGTTGAGTTTGACGGTggaccagaaaaaaaaaatcctagcCCTattattcagagtgctttaaCTGATTGTTTACAATgttactttgaaaaaaaaaacaaaattaggtCAATATAAGCGGACATTTACGGTGAGGAATGAgacaaggaaataaaaactttcctacaaaataaatcaattgtgtttttattttaattcaacaACGAGTAGTGAACACGGAACGAAATGTTCatggaatcaatttaaaaaaaacttccgcAATATCCGTTCAAGAAACCAGCCGTGATTGAATTCGTGAAACTAGATGCATCGGACCTCCGAAGCTTGCAATGAAT encodes:
- the LOC131286305 gene encoding ejaculatory bulb-specific protein 3-like, encoding MKLIVFVAFALVAAAAAQQYTTKYDNIDVDEILKSDRLFNNYYKCLLDQGRCTPDGNELKRILPDALQTDCAKCSEKQRNGAIKVINYLIQNRASQWEVLQKKYDPNNQYVEKYRDQAQKEGIKLD